The DNA segment aattttaaaaataagacccTGTCTAAACGTTGAAAATTGAGTatcttaagatttaaattttaatacttaatatattttaaattatatatttaaattatatataataaaNNNNNNNNNNNNNNNNNNNNNNNNNNNNNNNNNNNNNNNNNNNNNNNNNNNNNNNNNNNNNNNNNNNNNNNNNNNNNNNNNNNNNNNNNNNNNNNNNNNNagcaactaaaaaaaaaagaacgatgGATTTTTGTGTAAATTCTACTTACATTTCTTCACGCTAGCGGTACGCAGTGCCGCATCCAACGACGTGCTCACTACCAAGGTCTGTGACGAACCCCACCACACCACCTCTACTAACAACACCCAGAGAAGGAATACTCGTGAATGCCACCACCTTTCAGCCCTCGGATTCGgttttaattcttaattgttAGTAAAGCGGTACGCAGTGCCACTTAGCGTGTGATTGAgggttaataaaataaatgtaggttGGAGGTTTGGATTggatttcttggaataaaaaaacgtattccacgaacgtcagtagcattactaattttagcaagattttctactttgtgcctatatcatcggaacaaaaattatcaatcaacatataattgtcgtcaaaaataattcaattctttctcagtttagtagtccatttcattttgccgaattcaagaatcgacttttggccatgaaatcgggtctcctggcccactgtggaGCCGAAAGAAATACGACGTTTTCGAGTTAATTTTGGGCAAACATGAAGCctgtaaatggattttttttttaaattctattataataataaactcaTTCTATAATTATGTGAAGTGGAATTCGCAAATTCTTTTATCCTTGAAACTTTAGTTATGAATAATTGGCACAATATTATAacaaaatgttgacagttgcatacggtgagtctactctgagtaagaaaaaggtatataagtggtacaagctgttcctaaaaggccgagaggatgtcgaagacgaatctcgccctggacgtctcagcacgtcaacaacagatgaaaacgttcaagcagtggaagaaatggtgttgaaaaatcgccgaattaccatcagagaagttgctgaagatattggcatatcggttggctcatgccatgctatcttttcggacgtttcgcgtatgagacgtgtgtcagagaaatttgttccaaaactgtttaattttgatcaaaagatccatcgcatgaccttCAAGtaatgcgccgtttgcgagaagcgacacgcaaaaaacgtccggaactttggaaaaacaattcgtggcttttgcatcacgataatgcacctgctcattcatcgttgcttgtgaaagattgtctgaccaaaaacagcaccacagtcatgcctcagcctccatattcaccggatttggcccccagtgacttttttcttctcggaaaactgaagagacccttgaaaggacatcgattttcaacgattgaggagataaaaactgcatcgctgaaagaactcaaggctataccacaaaatgattatcagaagtgcttcgatgattggaaaaaacgttggcacaattgtattatatctgagggggattactttgaaggggacaacataaatattgagaaataaatgaatattttttgagaaaaccataaagtcaccttatttttttaacacacctcgtatatacatttatacagtgcaatcatttatttgttgcttaatcttgaaagcttttttctcgctgcattcaagcactaataattttatttaaaattttttatttaaaggagattttgaattaaatatttaattatattattgctaaCCTCATTTCGAAAATGAAcggactataagctattaaaatccctaaacaaacgtaccgtactcatgacggagtgtaggaggaaattcactttttttcgttcagcttgacgctccgaacctTTGTCTTCTCTattagtttattaataatttttctactcaaaacatggaaaaactgaaattttttacataaaaattttttacgctttgataactgatcaggaaaactttatatagtctaaaattaatatttagggactcataaaatacaaataatttttttatcattccatttatttgttgggcacaaatttgataaacaaattaaaaaatagtcttatcatcggtaaaattttttgttgataaaagtgcttcacattaatgtaggaattacatttaataacaaaaataatttgaaagtttataataactattgttataaacaattcttgtggcaaaatatgataatttgagatttttcaaattattatttccttcaagcaccaggaagacttcaggtattctctgaaataataactatttaataatatttgataaaaaataaaaaattttgtaaatacattagataaagaaattcaaaattttgatcctttcgcatagaaatttttttttacactggaaatattttcaGCTGTTAAGCGCGAATaattgctagtcacaaaaatatgtgagaagttaacagtaaccattgttatgaataattctcgtgacaaaatattcaaatgtaaggttttatcaaaaattttattttctttaatcgctacaatggctacggatattcctgaaaaatgtatctttgatcatatttagtggaatataacaacatacatgtttataaacaatttacataaaaaatgtcccaatgttgccagtatcacttggaaaaagtcggggtttcaatcgcaatagattggaaatgaatcataacactgcatgctaagattcactcaatacaaaatcttttgacaataacccaccgacttggccatcaaagaaaattcaaaattgataaaaccttatgtttaaatattttgtcacaagaattgttaataacagtggttattgttaactcttccaatatttctgtgactagcagtcattcgtccaatagcttaaaacatttccagtgcaaaaaaaatgttctatgcgaaagggcaaacgttttaaatttgtttatctaatttgtttacaaaaatgtaaattgttatatttgatcaaatattattaaatatttattactttaaggaatacctgaagtcgttttggccattgaaggaaattataatttgaaagatctcaaattctaatattctgacacaaaaattgtttatcacagtggttattataaacttttaaattatttttgttattaaatgtcattcctactttaatgggaagcacttttaagcaataaattttttttcaccgataataagactttgttcataatttgactggaaaaatgattaataaaataatagaggagacaaaatttcggagagtcaagatgtatagaatttaatgatctttaatttaaaacagaaaaattcaaaatcgcaataAAATTGAAGgatctggacatttttgaatgaaaaaagtgcatttcctccaactgtgcgtcatgagtacagtacgtttgtttatcgattttaatagcttatagtctgtttagtTTAGAGATGAGGTTTGACATAATATAATTaaccatttaattcaaaatctcctttaaatttaaatttttaaataaaattcttaggggctgaatgcagcgagaaaaaagctttcaagattaagaaacaaataaattattgaactgcataaatgtatatataatgtttggttcaattgaaataaatatatacgttatattaaatccattttctcatttatcattcgtgtcattgacttttttacAAATGATTCTTCAAACATTTGatttacaattaccactactttttaaaaatatttccttcaaaacttgaaatttttaagattttaaaggaacaaagattctttacgttgcaacttaagttgtagtcttacatattctaattaatattatatttatattggatataagtaatatatttttcattaattcttctgatcatgtatatgttttaaatatttttgtcattgaagtcttaagtattattaattttttcattagctacattaataatttcaacaacaaataattttgtttaactttgacaaataataaaatcaataatatgagcaaaataaatcacaaaaatatacagttcgaactgctttcaaaatgtatcacaaaattaaattttattcatattaaactacaaacttacatgactttttcttttttgaaataattagtaatagttgctcacactttttctcaatatttttactCTTAAAATCAAAGTTAAATCGATTTTACACCTTGATAAGCGTTTATGTCAATTATTCAAAGCTGTCAAATGCAGACCCGCCCAAATAAAAAACGTTCGCCTTCtttgatatgtattatacatagATTTCTACcattttctacgtatattacgtcgttTATGTATTACACGTAGAAAAACTCGAGTGACATGTCacaaccatggacataggaaacaagggattaGGAATGTTATTGCGTGGGTGATGCAAtaaggggggaggtccgccaccttttgatgtcccgcgacaaacatggcagcgcccacatgtttatatttccaTGTACAGTTTGTcggtgcgcataatcaaatggcacatcgtaagatggcggctctccccactcatggaattcacccctctcccgtggattcaaccccgctcgacaaAGTTAGAATGGAATGCCTAGTCCCATGAtataataaatacatggtctagccacgcgcaagtaaaaaaaaccgCACAAATAAGGACCaaccgcttaatttctccatcttggataagtaAGGCGGCAAACATAAGggatttgaaaatgtaagaataaaaatttcttgtacttttgaggtgcagaaatatttgaatcccaataaaatgtattataataatgttgaagatcgcTAAAGGAAAATATGGATTAACcttattttaggttatgtgttacATAACCTCTTTCTGCGGACAAAAAGTGACATATTTGTGTCaaacaaaatgaaattgaattcaaGTGAGAAACATGAAAAAGGACTGAGGAAAACCGGgtaatgaccgggaattttaataaatttttagaataaaaattttgtccaacttttaTTTCAACGGTTTCCAAATAATCTCCTAAATtgagatatttataaattcttatatcatttaatttagaatgcTTCATTCGCAaatctttcacttgaaaaattttccattttagacttttaatttttcagcatatatttttatttaaataatttttagatgctgttttaaaggttaaaaaattaaaaatgagaagttttttaaatcgaagatcTTTTTATAAAGAGCAGGTGGCCGCCGGACCcggaaaccgagaattttacgaattttcagaagaaaaatctgtccacgttcgatttcaacagtttttaaaataattaaagtgcagttttgaggatctaaacaattaaaaattaaaagcatttgatgttgaaaatttttgataacaaacagTTTTATTCTATCAactgtatatataaataaataaattattttgaaaattgatctgtattCTAAgtgtagaaatctgaacaataattgatttgaccaaacaattctagatccgcacaaaatttgagaattcccagattttaactgtttcaatccgaaagtcttgataagaattgaaatcaatatatcatttattccgataattttatttttaaataaaaattttcatgatttatcaatgatATATTTgtcattcagagtttcaggtattccttcgtataattttttttatattaaacttaatatatacatttattcaTTTGTTCAGccactaaaaaatgtaaacgtgcgttttactattttcaatttaaaaataaatccataataatacagtcataattaaaggtttttattgaatttaaaatattgtgagtctaaattatttcatttttatcccatttaatttgaaatttcttagtgcagaaaaagaataagtatttaatatttagcaatatttcactgttcatttaagacgagtaaatagaaacctaatatttaaaagagaacaatttgaaactgaatttttgtacatagaaagctttgaatctttagattttcgaagaacttttgatCTTTtagagttacaattttaattgttctacttaaaaagtgtttaatttataattgaaatttttaaattttgatgcataaataagaattgaacacttatttcttgtaaaaaaaatttgagtaattttaagagatatgaagaagttgtaaaaagattcaagattaattaaaaacttgaaattatttcaagtaatttaaacgaagtgtgttaacatttttttcagagcttcttaaatatattttaacattattcgtatttttcctacaatttttgaaaattcagcaaagtaaataaaatccttaaaatcttccatgttcttctttgatcattttttaaatctcttcaaatcttcttaaatgcaaatttcaggaaaatttcaaatttggaggattttctgaaagttaaaaaaatgcaataattcattttaaaatatatttaaaagttctaacaaaaaattcaaaaatgattttgaatttggaaaaatttaaacctacttctagatttttcaagattttggaataaaattttaaagcatttgaaggatgcctagactatttaaaataaaaataattcaacttctaatttaagaaacgttaagttaaaaaaattatttttcaacttttaatgtgtctagcttaaaattacttaaaataatataattttctaaacttttaaagttcattgcttgattctttaatttatactattaaaaatgttaacgtggttttatctttttgaaactaATCTCAATCATTGAActatttgaatacacaatttttgaattgaaaatttttaaacttcaattttaaaagcttggaattcaagggttccatttttaattctttaaagtgttgtttatttttgatcactttatatggaaaaacGTTTAGAAcacagtttgattttttaaatttcattggccgtgaaaaatgttagcgaaccgggaaaaaaccgggaaatgaccgggaatttttttctttgattaaaacgaccAACCTGCAGTGCCCATgacattaaaaaatgataattattatgttttatttatgttACGGTCaggcacaattttcattttgtcagTTACTCTCTTTTGCCTTTCCACTTTTTAGATATAATATGAAATCACATTGTATCAGATTAAAACTCTCTTGTTCTCAGCAGactgttcaaaattacaataaatgttgGCAAACCCCTATAATATTGCATACATTTACACATACGTTTTATATGTCAATTCAGAAGGATGTCCAAATTGTACCATATGACAAATTATTGtctaattaatgtaaaaataataggTCTTACTTTCAATCCAGATAAAATACAGATCTAAcaaacttttctgtaaaatttacggacccgcgtaattctattacaaacctctgtcacttttacatatatatttctgaaagaattgtTTACCTGAGAATTCTTCATTCACTGGTAAACGGAGATATTTGAACTGAAATTCCTTATctcaaatatcaaaaattgtatatacttttaatccttcccattcagtaatatttacaaaCGTATATTctggtctgaatataatttatttccttaccaatgttctaatatatccattgaaagttctttttgaattcatttttttaatattctcataatatttcttcaTACATATTGATTTTCCTGTAACAGTTCGCCGTacagtcttacgcgtcaaactcaaactgcgcggtcaaagTAACAAAATGGAGGAATTAAGGGGTTGCGTGACTTGAACGAAACAGagccctcaagtggctagaccatctATTCATTAGatcatgcctagtcccgtgtttcctatgtccatagtCACAACCCATCTCTGATCATCCCTAAATATCGTCTGCAACGTTGACGTTTGTCAACATTTGTTGACGTTGTCATTAACCTCATCATACTCAAAAGCCTTAAATGTAATAGatgttttagaaattaaaaaagtggtatGATATGCTAagcaataatattttgtatttttagtgCATTATTTTCAGGAAAGCTACGGAAGCACAATTTCAGATcagtttataattgtaaaatgcaATGCATTTGACATGTTGTCGACAACATTTAAAGATGCTTTAGCAACGTCGGCATCTATTTGCACAGTTTTACAATTTTTGGCAGGAACGTGAGTGTTTGGTTCTTAATTTTATTACTCTTAACTTTAAACGCACTTTAGACATTCCAATGCTCTTAGGAAAAaaatactttgtgaaaaaattgccaACTTTTTTGCAATATACCAATATTTGTATAAAGCTTTTTATTGATTTTCTCCATTTTTATCATCAATAGGTTTTCAATTGGACATTGCCTAACAAtgggttttatttttgaaaaatttataattttgtgttCGCAGATTAGTTTGCCGCAAGTTCGTAAAAAATGGTACTACGGGAGATGCTTCTGGTTTGGCCTTCATAAGCTGTTTCATGTCGTAAGTTAATTTTACCACTTGTTTAggcttgaaaaatatttcctaactaatttttaatactataatatacttttgcaacaaaattttacgaGTATGTGAACTACTTAAAAAAATCTCTTGCTGTAATAATGATTTCTACATTCCAGAAATATTTAACTTCGCTTTTACAGAGTTCGGCTTGaacgggaaaaccgggaattgaattttaaaaattgggaatttACTTCTGGACGTAcctaaattcaagttttcattattttagtaattttggtcaattttaaaaagtgattttatcTACAGTTACAGGGCATACGAATGaaaatatgtatcatttttattttaggacagggaatttcagtaaaaaaatatcatttcccTTGAGACAGGTAATTTTTAGCATGAAacgagaattttttaatgaattaaagcTGAGATTGAGAAGAAAggagttttaaaaattccttttccaagtcaaaattcctaacaatttaaaagttccttgtttctgaagcttaaaaaaagaaattacttcAAGTCGTTTTTAGAGTAAAAGTAGTATTTAAAAagggaaatatttctgaattataatatatttttttttacatttttcgttaaaaagtaccttttttccttgaaaattcaactacttgctgttaaaagctaaactcttttgttacaaattaattttcttgttggaagattcattattttagtacattatttgatttgaacatttatttatttagttgaaaattcacgtattttgttaaaaaatcaaattttttgtgtataatgatttttttctttgaaagttaatcaacttatttaaaaactcttctttttggttgaaaaatcatcttttaggttagaacaaaatttatttggataaaaaaataaactcttttgttgacattttgttgtagttgaagattaaacaatttaattaaaaatgtacttacttggatgaaaaataaacttctttgttgaacattaatttattttattgaagattcatcattttaattaaacattcatttctttggttgaaaaattatctactctatttaaaacttgttttttctttggatgaaaaggaattatttaccagaaatttaactgtttttatgaaaatcctattttttttgtcaaaaagtaatttttaacggaaaactcaactattccattttttgttgaaattatatattttttgggtaaaaattcaagtatttggttgaaacttgatattttcttatttaaaacttaaactattttttttcaaaaatttatgtaattcgtgaaccatttttttttgtagaaaataaattttattggttgaaaattcatctttttggtaggtataaaattcaactatttcagttgaagattcgtcactttagtttaaaatttatcagtttggttgaaagttaattttttcaactgaaaatttaaccgttccactttgagttgaaaatggaccttttctagttcaaaatttaagaatttggatgtaaagtttttattaatttttttaatttaaaattcacgtattttgtttctaaaaagaAACGACTTTTTTGGtggtataaatttttttctttgaaagtgtatctccttctttaaaaagttaaaaagttagttgataattcaaatattatagttaaatatttataattctggttgaaagttcgtcttttgggttagaaccaaatttatttaaataaaaaaactcctttgttgagaattatttttttgtttgaagattcatcatttgaattgaaaatacatttatttggaagataaataaaagcctttgtagaaaattaattttttttattgaagattcataattttaattacatattcatttctttggatgaaaaggaattttttcaccgaaaattaactaattttatgaaaatcctatttttttgttaagaattaaatttttaactaaaaattcaactattctattttttgttaaaattatatatttttggggtaaaaattcaagtatttggttaaaacttgataatttcttatttaaaaattatactatttttttcaaaaattcatgtgaTTTCTGGAAAAGTAGTCTaagaaaagtagaaaataaattttactggttgaaaattcatctttttagtaggtatataattcaattattccattgaAGAGtcatcaatttagtttaaaatttaccagtttggttgaaagtttattttttcaactgaaaatttaaccgttccactttgagttgaaaaacataaatttaattggttgaaaaataaacttttgttgaaaattatgtttctttattgaagattcatcattttaattaaaattttatttttctgcttgaaaaatgagctgtttgattaaaaaatcgtttgttcttttatgaaaagtaattttttactgaaaacttcaCTGTTTTATtggaatttgtttcttttttggttgaaaatattttttttttatcaaaatgaatatgaaatactattccagttgaacatttcataattttatttaaaaaatcattttttaactggaaatttcattattcaatttgcggttgaagaattatcttttttagtcggaAATTCGCTCTTTTTGATTCaaccttgattttttaaatttaaatttaaactaaatttaaattaaactattccaattgaggattcataattttaattgaaaattcaactatttcgttaaaattcatgtattttgttgaaaaattgtattttttggtaaaagattaatctttgtttttttaattcacttttttgctcaaaagttcaagtatttcagttaaatattcatcattttagtagaaaatgcatctgtttagtttgaaattacactattccagttaaagatgcataattttattttaaattaatttattttacaattttttgttctgtTGTGTTAAATGATGCTTATAATGAACGTCaatgattcaaaataaatgtttgcgttttgtGACATATAttaatatgttacttttagttgaccgggaaaattgaaaaccttGACCGGGAATTAGAAATCGTCCGCGGAATCGCCGCCCTGCTTTATATAatcctttattttttcttttttttaaatcaattccaGATGTAGTCACTGGTTATGTTACGGTTTACTGAGAGATGACCCGTTCATAGTTATGGTGAACAGTTTTGGTGCAGCGCTTCAATTATGTTATGTCGCCATGTACACGCTTTACAGCGTGAAAAAATCTACAATACTAAAGCAATTTGTTGGAGCAATGACATTCGTCACTATCGTTTACATCTACAGTATTTTTGAACCGGACAGAGCTTTGGCTTCACAAAGAATAGGCTTCCTTAGTTGCAGTTTGACCATTCTCTTCTTCGCATCTCCTTTAACAATGTTGGTAAGTCTGATTAAAGCCATTTGACCTTCTATTCTTGtactgtaattgaattttttcatgcaatatCAAAGTTCTTTCAAAATCAGGGTGGCGccttctgtaatttttttaagtgtccAATTAGaaagagtataattttcaatgtgtttagaataattaaactttaaagtttcGCAATATTTATCGTAATATTTAAACTTGTGCcatttttaatagtgaaaatgaTATGATATTTACAGGGTGactgttttaatcaaagaaaaaactccTGGTCATTTCACTGTTTTTTCCCGGTTTGCATgcttaaattcataaattacacAGTTCAAAAgtttagattaagttccaaaaatataaatccacgttaacatttgcaatactctaaattgaagaatcaatcaatgaactttacaaattttcaaaattatattattaagttattttaggctagaaacattaaaaatatgaaaaattttcaacttaaaagttcttaaatgagaatttaaattacttttatttcaagtagtttaagcatccttgaaaaaatttaaaattttatttcaaaattttgagaaatctagaagttgtttaatattttctcaaattaaaaattatttttgacatatttttagaacttctaaataactttgaaaatgaattaaatttgtcCTAACACttctagaaaatcctgcgaatttaaaaaaattttcttcaaatttggattcaaaattaatgtagaacttgaaatgatatcaaataaTGTAAATGTAGTGTGTGTACCGACGAAATTcgactattcgtaccgaaatttcggttcaAATCcccacaacctaatttaaaacaaaatgtagattttttcagatttcaaacgatttcaaagatttctgaacaaaatt comes from the Belonocnema kinseyi isolate 2016_QV_RU_SX_M_011 chromosome 6, B_treatae_v1, whole genome shotgun sequence genome and includes:
- the LOC117175485 gene encoding sugar transporter SWEET1 — its product is MLSTTFKDALATSASICTVLQFLAGTLVCRKFVKNGTTGDASGLAFISCFMSCSHWLCYGLLRDDPFIVMVNSFGAALQLCYVAMYTLYSVKKSTILKQFVGAMTFVTIVYIYSIFEPDRALASQRIGFLSCSLTILFFASPLTMLVSLIKAI